One genomic window of Bacteroidota bacterium includes the following:
- a CDS encoding T9SS type A sorting domain-containing protein, whose product MQTIKLLSAIISMICASVTLHAGAITASSCSVTIGCYQYKNASCPTCADGIGHSYASNGTAPYTYSWSTSPVQTTSAATGLLPGSYTVCATDANGCTACCVTTITAVTCSITVGCYQFNPASCAACPNGTGHSYASGGTAPYTFTWNTIPVQTTQTATGLLPGTYLVCATDANGCSSCCSTTITDSSVCTLTLGCYAYQPASCNTCADGIGHSYASNGTAPYTFSWSNGATTSTATGLLPGTYTVCVTDAKNCTACCSTTILDTSTCNITIGCYQYLHASCPTCADGIGHSYASNGTAPYTYSWSTSPVQNTPSATGLLPGTYTVCATDAKNCTACCVVTITYSTTCNLNVACYQYHSATCPTCADGSVHAYASNGTAPYTYLWSTSPVQNTPSATGLLPGTYTVCVTDANGCTACCTTTVTSTYNSCQAYFYLYPDTSLPHTYWAINYATSTNPPITYSWNWGDNTTSIGAYPTHTYANAGVYTICLTITDAVGCSSTFCRTDSVQKSSDPHSNDIITVNVIADATGVNQLTSEISYANIYPVPNNGNFTLAYRLPVSKSELQVTDIMGKIIYTYEITGAEGNQRIAVPNLENSIYYWQIISSDGILNKGKIVVIR is encoded by the coding sequence ATGCAAACAATAAAATTACTCTCTGCAATCATTAGTATGATTTGCGCAAGCGTCACCCTTCATGCCGGTGCGATTACAGCAAGCAGTTGCAGCGTTACCATTGGCTGCTATCAATACAAGAATGCAAGTTGTCCCACGTGTGCCGATGGAATCGGGCATTCGTATGCTTCTAACGGAACTGCTCCTTACACGTATTCATGGAGCACATCGCCCGTGCAAACAACATCCGCTGCCACCGGACTTTTACCCGGAAGTTACACTGTGTGCGCCACCGATGCGAATGGCTGCACCGCCTGCTGCGTGACAACCATTACTGCTGTCACCTGCTCGATAACTGTTGGATGTTATCAGTTTAATCCTGCAAGTTGCGCTGCCTGCCCCAATGGAACCGGGCATTCGTATGCATCGGGAGGAACTGCGCCTTATACTTTTACATGGAATACAATTCCTGTTCAAACCACTCAAACGGCAACGGGTCTTTTGCCGGGAACTTATCTTGTATGTGCGACCGATGCAAACGGATGTTCTTCCTGCTGTTCCACAACCATTACTGATTCATCGGTATGCACGCTTACGCTTGGATGTTATGCTTACCAGCCCGCAAGTTGTAATACGTGTGCTGATGGAATCGGTCACTCGTACGCATCCAACGGAACTGCGCCTTATACTTTTTCGTGGAGTAATGGAGCAACCACATCTACCGCTACCGGACTTTTACCGGGAACATATACTGTTTGTGTTACCGATGCGAAGAATTGCACGGCTTGCTGCTCAACAACTATTCTTGATACTTCGACTTGTAATATCACTATCGGATGTTATCAGTATCTTCACGCAAGTTGCCCGACTTGTGCTGATGGAATCGGACATTCATACGCTTCCAACGGAACTGCGCCTTATACTTATTCGTGGAGCACAAGCCCTGTTCAGAATACTCCTTCCGCCACCGGACTTTTACCGGGAACATATACCGTGTGCGCCACCGATGCAAAAAATTGTACGGCTTGCTGCGTAGTTACCATTACATACAGCACCACTTGCAATTTGAATGTTGCGTGCTATCAATATCACTCGGCAACTTGTCCTACTTGTGCGGATGGTTCCGTTCACGCGTATGCTTCCAACGGAACTGCCCCTTATACTTATTTGTGGAGCACAAGCCCTGTTCAGAATACTCCATCCGCTACCGGACTTTTGCCCGGCACATATACCGTGTGCGTTACCGATGCGAACGGCTGCACCGCTTGCTGCACCACAACTGTTACTTCTACCTATAACAGTTGCCAGGCGTATTTTTATCTCTATCCCGATACTTCGCTGCCGCATACGTATTGGGCAATCAACTATGCAACAAGCACAAATCCTCCTATCACATACAGTTGGAACTGGGGAGACAATACAACTTCCATAGGCGCTTATCCAACGCATACTTATGCAAATGCAGGAGTGTACACCATTTGCCTTACAATTACCGATGCAGTTGGATGCTCGAGCACTTTTTGCCGCACTGACTCCGTGCAAAAAAGTTCGGACCCGCATAGCAATGATATAATAACTGTGAATGTGATTGCCGATGCAACAGGAGTGAATCAACTAACTTCTGAAATATCTTATGCCAACATTTATCCTGTTCCCAACAACGGCAACTTCACCTTGGCGTATCGCCTGCCTGTTTCAAAATCTGAATTGCAGGTAACTGATATTATGGGGAAAATAATTTATACTTACGAAATAACCGGAGCGGAAGGCAATCAACGTATCGCTGTTCCGAATTTGGAAAACAGCATTTACTACTGGCAAATTATTTCTTCTGATGGTATTCTGAACAAAGGAAAGATTGTTGTGATACGATAA
- a CDS encoding T9SS type A sorting domain-containing protein, producing MKKTLLLTSAILLLTFYISFGQYTKLLDFSGTSNGYFPFGSLISDGTFLYGMTHNGGTNSDGVIFKIKPDGTGYADLLDFAGTSNGEQPLGDIISDGTFLYGMTNGGGTSVNCPGGCGVIFKIKPDGTGYSKLLDFAGSANGAEPNGSLIFDGTFLYGMTYRGGINDSGVVFKIKPDGTGYLKLLDFTGSANGARPWHSLVYDGTFLYGMTEYGGLNYAGVIFKIKPDGTGYTKLLDFAGSSNGSTPFGSLISDGTFLYGMTILGGANNMGILFKIKSDGTGYTKLLDFAGSSNGENPFGSLVYDGTYLYAMTYNGGINNDGVVFKIKPDGTGYVKLLDFAGTSNGGKPYGSLMFDGTFLYGMTQQGGINNAGTIFKINPAGMGVEENVLANTISVFPNPSTGRFTIEGNSGIKEIEVINLLGEKVTQSVIPNAARNLIIDISSQPQGIYFMKVQTAEGNASRKLIVLK from the coding sequence TTTTGGTTCTCTTATTTCTGACGGAACTTTTTTATACGGGATGACACATAATGGCGGTACAAATAGTGACGGGGTTATTTTTAAAATAAAGCCCGATGGAACCGGCTATGCCGACTTACTTGACTTTGCAGGAACTTCAAACGGAGAACAACCTCTTGGCGATATTATTTCTGACGGAACCTTTCTTTATGGAATGACAAATGGTGGCGGCACAAGCGTTAATTGCCCAGGCGGTTGTGGAGTAATTTTTAAAATAAAACCTGATGGTACAGGATACTCAAAACTGCTTGACTTTGCAGGCAGCGCAAACGGAGCAGAACCTAATGGTTCTCTTATTTTTGACGGAACATTTCTATATGGAATGACCTATCGAGGCGGCATAAATGATTCCGGAGTTGTCTTTAAAATAAAGCCAGATGGCACAGGATATTTAAAATTGCTTGATTTTACTGGCAGTGCAAATGGAGCACGTCCTTGGCACTCTCTTGTTTATGATGGAACTTTTCTCTATGGAATGACTGAATATGGTGGTTTAAATTATGCAGGAGTTATTTTTAAGATAAAACCTGATGGAACAGGATATACTAAACTGCTTGACTTTGCCGGAAGTTCAAATGGAAGTACTCCTTTCGGTTCTCTTATTTCTGACGGAACATTTCTCTATGGAATGACGATTTTAGGTGGTGCAAATAATATGGGAATTCTGTTTAAAATAAAATCCGATGGAACCGGCTATACCAAACTTCTTGACTTCGCAGGAAGTTCAAACGGAGAAAATCCTTTTGGCTCTCTTGTTTATGATGGCACTTATCTTTATGCTATGACATATAATGGTGGCATAAATAATGACGGAGTTGTCTTTAAAATAAAGCCCGATGGAACTGGCTATGTGAAACTACTCGACTTTGCAGGAACTTCAAATGGAGGAAAACCTTATGGCTCTCTTATGTTTGACGGAACATTTCTCTATGGAATGACGCAACAGGGTGGCATAAATAATGCCGGAACAATCTTTAAAATCAACCCTGCAGGAATGGGCGTTGAAGAAAATGTGTTGGCAAATACTATTTCTGTTTTTCCCAACCCCTCCACCGGCAGGTTTACCATTGAAGGAAACAGTGGAATAAAGGAAATAGAGGTTATAAATCTTCTCGGAGAAAAAGTGACGCAAAGTGTCATTCCGAACGCAGCGAGGAATCTCATCATTGATATTTCTTCTCAGCCGCAGGGAATTTATTTTATGAAAGTGCAAACCGCAGAGGGTAACGCAAGCAGGAAACTTATTGTGCTCAAATAA